One Temnothorax longispinosus isolate EJ_2023e chromosome 8, Tlon_JGU_v1, whole genome shotgun sequence genomic region harbors:
- the LOC139818265 gene encoding uncharacterized protein — MGQLPLSRVTPSRPFAHTGVDYAGPLTIKTWKGRDAKTYKGWICVFVCFSTSAIHLEVVSDYSSEGFIAALRRFSARRGIAQTMYSDCRTTFIGADAALKKMFIQGCQEHQRIAQSLQLDCTRWEFNPPGVPHIGGKWEAVVKSVKFHLRRTIGETLLTTEELTTLLTQIEAILNSRPLEPLSDDPEDVSALTPGHFLIGGPLTTIPEPSLSDLATSRLSRWQLIQQRVQHFWAQWSAHYLQRQQARSKWHHPNNNITVGFIVLLTDERSPLCKWPLARVTALHLGKDGLTRVVTLKGHHDTHPANCQACHITHFNRIKDQE, encoded by the coding sequence ATGGGCCAACTACCTCTCTCTCGGGTTACGCCGTCACGTCCGTTTGCTCATACAGGAGTCGACTATGCCGGACCGCTCACCATCAAAACATGGAAAGGACGAGATGCGAAAACATACAAAGGATGGATCTGTGTGTTCGTCTGCTTCTCCACCTCCGCAATTCACCTCGAAGTAGTCAGTGACTACTCATCAGAAGGATTCATAGCAGCCCTCCGAAGATTCTCAGCGAGAAGGGGAATTGCTCAGACCATGTATTCGGACTGCAGGACAACCTTCATTGGAGCAGACGCCGCGCTCAAGAAAATGTTCATCCAGGGTTGCCAGGAACATCAACGAATCGCTCAAAGTCTACAACTGGATTGCACCAGATGGGAGTTCAACCCACCAGGCGTTCCACACATAGGGGGCAAGTGGGAGGCGGTGGTGAAATCCGTGAAGTTTCATCTGAGACGAACTATTGGGGAAACTCTACTCACGACGGAAGAACTCACAACGTTGCTTACGCAAATCGAGGCCATTCTCAACTCGCGGCCTTTAGAACCGCTGAGTGACGACCCTGAAGACGTCTCAGCGCTCACACCAGGTCATTTCCTCATTGGAGGTCCACTCACTACCATACCCGAGCCATCTCTGAGTGACCTGGCCACCTCGCGACTATCTCGGTGGCAGCTCATCCAGCAGCGTGTTCAACATTTTTGGGCACAATGGTCGGCTCATTATCTACAACGCCAGCAGGCGAGATCCAAGTGGCATCATCCTAACAACAACATCACGGTGGGTTTTATCGTGCTGCTCACCGACGAACGCTCACCACTGTGCAAATGGCCACTCGCCAGAGTAACAGCTTTGCACCTCGGCAAGGATGGACTCACCAGGGTGGTTACCCTCAAGGGCCACCACGACACTCACCCGGCCAATTGCCAAGCTTGCCATATTACCCATTTCAACAGGATAAAGGATCAAGAGTAA
- the LOC139818264 gene encoding uncharacterized protein, producing the protein MKKASSASSQHTQYYLPHHGVLKPDSATTKLRVVFNGSSASTSGRSLNDLMHTGAKLHLDITDVLLWIRQFRQLVATDITKMYRQINVHEDDWNLQRILWIDDQLNEVPYHLTTVTYGTKAAPFLAIQTLLQLVEDEGHNFPLAVPPIIQGRYVDDIFGGADTVQQVIEISLQLQNLCMAGGFPLAKWHATHQDVLTAVQAEKDQGSQITFDECVTKILGLRWLPQEDSFAFSTRISSHTDHLTKRLVLSEVAQIFDPLGFASPVVIKAKMLLQELWLHKLQWDEPLPSQLSSRWLIIRKRLTSLRKISIPRWYNTLSTSSVEFYGFSDASQLAMAAVVYITVHGFNGATISLVCSKTKVAPLKRLTIPRLELTAALLLSRLMQYVQATLKLNVTATHLWTDSVVTLTWIKSHASRWKDFVRNRVSQIQELTANAHWKYVPGTSNPADCASRGLTTAQLQSHSLWWTGPPWILTPEAWPSQSALSDELSAHEARPGIALHAAASQLDYHWNLIYRYSTLNKLLRITALCFRFTSLLKKHRAKSSDSHSALEKARLFWIKATQAAYLTYEIKMLTANSRLPTTHAFSQGTHRRSRDCLSWRPPQPINISSRQHIRRFYLATHGSQP; encoded by the coding sequence ATGAAGAAGGCTTCTTCCGCTTCCAGTCAGCACACACAATATTACTTGCCACATCATGGAGTGCTCAAACCAGACAGTGCAACCACTAAATTACGTGTGGTATTTAATGGCTCGAGTGCATCCACATCCGGCCGCTCACTTAATGATCTCATGCACACAGGAGCCAAACTGCACTTAGACATCACAGATGTTTTGCTCTGGATTCGACAATTTCGGCAGTTAGTTGCCACGGACATCACCAAGATGTACAGGCAAATCAACGTACATGAAGATGACTGGAACTTGCAACGGATTCTATGGATCGACGATCAGCTTAATGAAGTGCCATATCATCTAACAACGGTCACGTATGGTACCAAGGCTGCCCCGTTCTTAGCTATACAAACACTGCTGCAACTGGTGGAGGATGAAGGTCACAATTTTCCCCTCGCAGTGCCGCCAATCATTCAAGGTCGATACGTTGACGACATTTTTGGAGGCGCCGACACCGTTCAGCAGGTAATAGAAATTTCATTGCAGCTACAGAACTTGTGCATGGCGGGCGGCTTTCCATTAGCCAAGTGGCACGCAACTCATCAAGATGTGCTCACTGCGGTTCAAGCAGAAAAAGACCAGGGCTCACAAATTACCTTTGACGAGTGCGTAACCAAAATACTCGGATTACGATGGCTTCCTCAAGAAGATTCATTCGCATTTTCAACAAGGATCTCGTCGCACACCGATCATCTCACCAAACGCCTCGTTTTGTCTGAAGTGGCTCAGATATTCGATCCACTAGGCTTTGCATCACCAGTCGTGATCAAGGCGAAGATGCTCTTGCAGGAGCTTTGGCTTCATAAGCTCCAATGGGATGAACCACTGCCATCCCAACTCTCATCACGGTGGCTCATCATCAGAAAAAGACTCACCAGCTTGCGCAAGATCTCAATACCTCGGTGGTACAACACATTGAGCACCTCGTCAGTGGAATTTTACGGCTTTTCTGATGCTTCTCAACTGGCAATGGCTGCAGTCGTATATATCACCGTCCACGGCTTTAATGGCGCCACGATTTCATTGGTGTGCTCCAAAACTAAAGTAGCACCGCTCAAACGGCTCACCATCCCGAGACTTGAACTCACCGCAGCACTGCTGCTCTCAAGACTCATGCAATACGTTCAAGCCACCTTGAAGTTGAACGTTACAGCAACTCACCTGTGGACGGACTCTGTTGTGACACTCACGTGGATCAAATCTCATGCATCGCGCTGGAAGGATTTTGTGAGAAACCGAGTTTCTCAAATTCAAGAGCTCACTGCAAACGCACATTGGAAATACGTACCTGGTACATCTAACCCAGCCGACTGCGCATCACGAGGACTAACTACTGCTCAACTCCAAAGCCACTCATTATGGTGGACTGGACCACCGTGGATACTCACCCCTGAAGCATGGCCATCACAATCCGCGCTTTCGGACGAGCTGAGCGCGCATGAGGCTCGTCCTGGCATTGCGCTACATGCGGCCGCATCTCAGTTGGACTATCACTGGAACCTCATATATAGGTACTCAACCCTCAATAAATTACTGAGAATAACAGCTCTCTGTTTCAGGTTCACCTCTCTGCTGAAAAAGCACCGAGCCAAATCATCGGACTCGCACTCTGCGTTGGAGAAGGCCAGACTTTTCTGGATCAAGGCTACTCAAGCGGCATACTTAACGTACGAGATCAAGATGCTCACGGCCAACTCGAGACTACCAACTACTCACGCATTCAGTCAAGGGACACATAGACGCTCAAGGGATTGTCTGAGTTGGCGGCCGCCTCAACCAATCAACATTAGCTCAAGACAACACATCAGGCGATTTTACCTCGCCACTCACGGTTCTCAACCTTAA
- the LOC139818263 gene encoding uncharacterized protein, which yields MTDPANTGTGGKTPLLLQLPEDKRTSDRQASPVRLSAEHTLKVQTQMNRIATLEEVHKAFLKEHAYFVVSWPAALIAHEYFSKNAFAVEAQECMMARRSLAKLKGALAEKIAPKAASETAQPPRSQPRLPDINIPSFKGEYEAWPTYRDLFKAVIYDSQRLTDVEKLHYLRLSLEGPPAQLISGLPLTADSLKPSWEMLLFASSTPVQKNAAALDKLLNTFKEGIKGLQSLGVSQDLGDCILVYQLSRQLDRQTKEQWETSLGAAREYPRFEKLEQFLTSRARALERIESTASSGGSASSTARRTATAHHAAAQPARTTTADGSTVFPCDCCNGTHFVVTCPKFRDLSPGDRQKLVISRRLCFNCLGRHNVRSCKSSRGSTALAQISSPVNTQRVRLLIDTGSELTFVSESLIRQLNISRHHSVILITGIGGGRSTQTRGVAFLKLRSLRSRSDVVIQAHILQTLTNILPSFNAAPQEWPHLTKLTLADPDFLTPRPVDIIIGADSYGQIIKPNNIKRDTLMPIAQLSIFGWLVLRPIDTSSSASAAVHHALIQEREDALDELLSRFWTQEEVPASNNHHLTPDEQRCEEYFKTTVSRDSTGRYTVRIPLRSSPDTLGDSYLTAH from the exons ATGACGGATCCCGCCAACACCGGGACGGGCGGCAAGACCCCGCTATTGCTCCAGCTGCCGGAAGACAAGCGCACGTCAGACCGCCAGGCCTCACCGGTGCGTTTGTCCGCAGAGCACACTTTGAAGGTGCAGACGCAGATGAACCGCATCGCGACG CTCGAGGAAGTGCACAAGGCGTTCCTTAAGGAACACGCCTATTTCGTGGTCTCGTGGCCGGCGGCGCTCATCGCTCATGAGTACTTCTCCAAAAACGCCTTTGCCGTGGAGGCGCAAGAGTGCATGATGGCTCGTCGCTCTCTGGCAAAGCTCAAGGGCGCATTAGCGGAGAAGATCGCTCCGAAGGCTGCGTCTGAAACGGCGCAGCCCCCACGGTCTCAACCGAGACTGCCGGACATAAACATCCCGTCGTTCAAGGGCGAGTACGAGGCATGGCCCACATATCGTGACCTGTTCAAGGCTGTCATTTATGACAGCCAACGGCTCACCGACGTGGAGAAACTCCACTATCTGCGGCTCTCATTAGAAGGGCCACCTGCTCAGCTCATTTCCGGATTGCCTCTCACCGCCGACTCGCTCAAACCATCCTGGGAAATGCTC CTCTTCGCCAGCTCAACACCGGTGCAGAAGAACGCCGCAGCACTGGACAAGCTGCTCAACACATTCAAGGAGGGAATCAAAGGCCTCCAATCCCTAGGCGTCTCACAGGATCTGGGTGACTGCATTCTGGTGTACCAGTTGTCTAGGCAGCTGGATCGCCAGACCAAGGAGCAGTGGGAGACGTCATTGGGCGCCGCGCGCGAGTACCCGCGATTCGAAAAACTCGAGCAATTTCTCACATCTCGAGCTCGAGCGCTCGAGAGAATCGAATCAACAGCCAGCTCTGGAGGCTCGGCATCATCAACAGCAAGGCGCACCGCGACGGCTCATCATGCGGCAGCTCAACCGGCCCGCACGACAACCGCTGACGGCTCAACGGTTTTCCCGTGTGACTGCTGCAACGGCACGCACTTCGTGGTGACGTGCCCAAAATTCAGAGACCTCTCACCGGGCGATCGACAAAAGCTAGTCATCTCACGGAGGCTCTGTTTCAATTGCCTCGGCCGCCACAATGTCCGCTCATGCAAGAGCTCACGGGGGT CTACGGCCCTGGCTCAGATCAGCTCACCTGTTAATACTCAGCGCGTACGGCTTCTCATCGATACAGGTTCAGAACTTACTTTCGTCTCTGAATCACTCATTCGTCAGCTCAACATTTCTCGTCATCATTCTGTCATTCTCATTACGGGAATTGGTGGCGGAAGGTCCACGCAAACTCGAGGAGTTGCATTTCTCAAGCTCCGCTCACTTCGCTCAAGATCAGACGTCGTTATTCAAGCTCACATTCTGCAGACGTTAACGAACATCCTGCCATCATTCAACGCTGCACCCCAGGAATGGCCGCATCTCACCAAGTTAACCTTGGCTGATCCTGATTTTCTAACACCACGGCCAGTGGATATCATCATTGGAGCTGACTCATATGGGCAGATCATCAAGCCCAACAACATCAAACGAGATACATTGATGCCAATTGCGCAGCTCTCAATTTTCGGATGGCTCGTTCTCAGACCTATCGACACATCATCATCGGCATCTGCTGCAGTGCATCATGCATTGATTCAGGAGAGAGAAGATGCTCTCGACGAGTTGTTGTCGAGATTTTGGACACAAGAAGAAGTGCCTGCGAGCAACAATCATCATCTTACTCCTGACGAGCAAAGATGTGAAGAATACTTCAAGACCACTGTTTCGCGGGATTCAACAGGTCGATACACGGTTCGAATTCCATTAAGATCATCACCTGATACTCTTGGCGATTCGTATCTCACTGCGCATTGA